From a single Pyxicephalus adspersus chromosome 11, UCB_Pads_2.0, whole genome shotgun sequence genomic region:
- the BCO2 gene encoding carotenoid-cleaving dioxygenase, mitochondrial, with the protein MKVLGVSRVLRVPGIKKWCAWERVSFSTQANVECIAPLFQTVPENPQPIPAKVKGTIPKWIRGSLLRNGPGRFEFGDDKYNHWFDGMALMHNFTIDNGSVTYMSKFLESDSYTKNRIKNRIVVSEFGTLAAPDPCKSVFDRMKSKFDFKKNSTDNCSVNYVIYKGDYYVSTETNFMRKVDPASLKTLEKVDWSKFIAVNGATAHPHYDPDGTVYNMGNSYGKDGTRYNIIRVPPQKSSSGETLEGAQVVCSIEPEEKMKPAYYHSFGMSENYVVFVEQPLRLNILKLLINQLRGKSFSGVMCWEPDLNTVFHLVNKHTGKKHPVSFHTKAFSTFHQINAFEDQDCLVLDLCCQDDGGAVELYELQNLRKSGEALNEVYKSVLRPYPRRFVIPLDPSAKGDLTQPLSYSTATAEKKSDGKVWCTHENLHDHTLDLCGLEFPQINYTKYNAKKYQFFYGCGFQHLVGDSLIKVDVVTKKAKVWKEDGFYPSEPIFVPYPNSVEEDDGVILSAVLTPYQDRSTFLLILDAKDFTEIARAEVPLQIPYGFHGIFVPQRN; encoded by the exons gtattaAGAAGTGGTGTGCATGGGAGAGGGTATCCTTCTCAACACAGGCCAATGTGGAATGCATAGCTCCTCTGTTCCAAACCGTGCCGGAAAACCCCCAGCCAATTCCAGCCAAGGTCAAAGGTACCATCCCAAAATGGATCCGAGGAAGCCTGCTACGTAATGGACCTGGCAGATTTGAATTTGGAGATGACAA GTACAATCACTGGTTTGATGGCATGGCTTTAATGCACAACTTCACCATTGACAATGGCTCTGTCACTTACATGAGCAAATTTTTAGAAAGTGATTCTTATACAAAGAACAGGATTAAGAACCGGATTGTAGTCTCAGAGTTTGGTACCCTGGCAGCCCCAGACCCCTGCAAGTCTGTATTTGATCGCATGAAATCTAAGTTCGATTTTAAAAAGA ATTCCACTGACAACTGCAGTGTAAATTATGTGATTTATAAAGGGGATTATTATGTAAGCACTGAGACCAATTTTATGCGAAAAGTGGATCCAGCGAGTTTAAAAACACtggagaag GTGGACTGGAGCAAGTTTATTGCTGTAAATGGTGCTACAGCACACCCTCATTATGATCCTGATGGCACTGTGTATAATATGGGCAATTCTTATGGAAAGGATG GAACACGGTACAATATTATTAGAGTTCCCCCTCAAAAGTCCAGTTCAGGGGAGACCTTGGAGGGAGCCCAAGTCGTATGTTCCATAGAACCAGAGGAAAAAATGAAACCTGCTTATTATCACAGCTTTG GAATGAGTGAGAATTATGTAGTGTTTGTGGAACAGCCTCTGAGACTGAACATTTTGAAGTTACTCATCAACCAGCTTAGAGGAAAGTCCTTTTCCGGGGTCATGTGCTGGGAGCCTGACCTTAACACTGTGTTCCACCTTGTTAATAAACATACAGGAaag AAACATCCTGTGAGTTTTCACACAAAAGCATTTTCAACCTTCCATCAAATCAATGCCTTTGAGGACCAAGACTGCTTAGTGCTTGACCTCTGCTGCCAGGATGACGGAGGAGCTGTGGAACTCTACGAGCTACAGAATCTACGTAAATCTGGAGAAGCATTAAATGAG GTGTATAAGAGTGTGTTGAGGCCTTATCCACGCAGATTTGTTATCCCTCTGGACCCCAGTGCCAAAGGAGACCTTACCCAGCCACTAAGCTACTCCACTGCTACTGCTGAAAAGAAATCAGATGGAAAG GTGTGGTGTACCCACGAAAATCTTCATGATCACACATTGGACTTGTGCGGATTAGAATTCCCCCAGATAAATTATACCAAATATAATGCAAAGAAATATCAATTCTTTTATGGTTGTGGCTTTCAGCATCTGGTTGGGGATTCTTTAATTAAAGTGGATGTAGTAACAAAGAAAGCAAAG GTATGGAAAGAAGATGGATTTTACCCTTCAGAACCAATATTTGTGCCTTACCCAAATTCTGTGGAAGAAGATGATGGAGTGATACTTTCTGCTGTTCTTACACCTTATCAG gatagaagTACTTTCCTTTTAATCTTGGATGCAAAAGACTTCACAGAAATTGCCAGAGCTGAAGTGCCTTTGCAGATACCTTATGGTTTTCATGGTATATTTGTACCTCAAAGAAACTGA